One part of the Sphingopyxis sp. TUF1 genome encodes these proteins:
- the rpoZ gene encoding DNA-directed RNA polymerase subunit omega, with translation MARVTVEDCVDKVPNRFDLVLLSAHRAREISGGSELTVDRDRDKNPVVALREIAEQTIRPKDLQETLVGSMQKVVVDDDDTPDEISSISRSAEALRLTAAAPPRSPAGGGGDFE, from the coding sequence ATGGCCCGCGTTACCGTCGAGGATTGCGTCGACAAAGTTCCCAACCGTTTCGACCTGGTCCTGCTCTCCGCGCACCGCGCCCGCGAAATCTCCGGCGGTTCGGAGCTGACCGTTGATCGCGACCGCGACAAGAATCCGGTCGTCGCGCTGCGCGAAATCGCCGAGCAGACGATCCGTCCCAAGGATCTGCAGGAAACGCTCGTCGGTTCGATGCAGAAGGTTGTCGTCGACGATGACGATACGCCGGATGAAATCAGCTCGATCAGCCGCTCGGCCGAAGCGCTGCGCCTGACTGCGGCGGCACCGCCGCGCAGCCCCGCCGGCGGTGGCGGCGACTTCGAATAA
- a CDS encoding phospholipase D-like domain-containing protein translates to MSDACPSADLPGRLAADVAGHRIELVFDGGERLARLIALIDGAERSVEVIMYIFDSDAAGLSVLRALVAAARRGVRVRALIDSFGSGDTPDALFVPLREAGGSATFFSRRWRSTYLIRNHQKLILIDETVAVTGGFNIADDYLSPPRSDCWLDIGMVIEGPSVAHAAEWFAGLYDYTVNHDGKLLLLRRLIREWPMDGAAVSWLVGGPTQRLSPWARAVRADLEGARQLDMAMAYFSPGQGLLRRLGRVAQCGRARFVMAGKSDNAATIGASRLLYGYLLRKRADVWEYRPCKLHMKLIVVDDVVYIGSANFDVRSLFVNVELMVRIADAGFAAQMRRFVAELEPDCEVITAEAHRARASWWTRLRWTLAWFVVGVADYTVSRKLNFGLGDPDPEV, encoded by the coding sequence ATGAGCGATGCCTGCCCCTCCGCCGACCTGCCGGGACGACTGGCGGCAGATGTAGCAGGCCACCGGATCGAGCTGGTCTTCGACGGCGGCGAACGGCTGGCGCGGCTGATCGCCCTGATCGATGGCGCCGAACGCAGCGTCGAGGTGATCATGTATATTTTCGACAGCGACGCGGCGGGCCTCAGCGTTCTGCGCGCGCTGGTCGCGGCCGCGCGCCGCGGCGTTCGCGTTCGCGCGCTGATCGACAGCTTTGGGTCGGGCGACACCCCCGATGCACTCTTCGTGCCCTTGCGCGAAGCAGGCGGCAGCGCGACGTTTTTCTCGCGCCGCTGGCGATCGACCTATCTGATCCGCAATCACCAGAAGCTGATCCTGATTGACGAAACGGTTGCCGTCACCGGCGGCTTCAATATCGCCGACGATTATCTGAGCCCGCCGCGCAGCGATTGCTGGCTCGACATCGGCATGGTGATCGAGGGACCCAGCGTGGCTCATGCGGCCGAATGGTTCGCCGGACTCTACGACTATACGGTCAACCACGATGGCAAGCTGCTTTTGCTGCGGCGGCTGATCCGCGAATGGCCCATGGACGGCGCCGCCGTCTCGTGGCTCGTCGGCGGTCCGACGCAGCGGCTGTCCCCGTGGGCGCGCGCGGTCCGCGCCGATTTGGAAGGTGCACGCCAGCTCGACATGGCGATGGCCTATTTTTCGCCTGGTCAGGGCCTGCTCCGCCGCCTCGGCCGCGTCGCCCAGTGCGGGCGCGCGCGCTTCGTCATGGCGGGCAAGTCGGACAATGCGGCGACCATCGGCGCCTCGCGCCTGCTGTACGGCTATCTGCTCCGCAAGCGCGCCGACGTCTGGGAATATCGGCCATGCAAACTGCACATGAAGCTGATCGTCGTCGATGATGTCGTCTATATCGGCTCGGCAAATTTTGACGTGCGCAGTCTGTTCGTGAATGTCGAACTGATGGTACGGATCGCCGACGCCGGCTTTGCGGCGCAGATGCGGCGCTTCGTCGCCGAACTGGAGCCCGATTGCGAAGTCATCACAGCCGAGGCGCACAGAGCGCGAGCGAGCTGGTGGACACGGCTCCGCTGGACGCTTGCCTGGTTCGTGGTGGGCGTCGCCGACTATACGGTGTCGCGCAAACTCAACTTCGGCCTGGGCGACCCCGACCCGGAGGTCTAA